The genomic segment CGGCCTGAGCAGCGTGATCTCACCCGCCGCGAGCCCGCGGTACTGTTCCTGAAACCACGGCCGCTGATCCGCGGCACCGGCGTTTTTCTTGTTGAAGAGATTCGCAATGCATGTCCAGATTGTCTCACTGACCTTGAGCTCATCAATGCGCGAGCCAAGCCCGGGCGTCTCTGCCTGCTCCAGCACCTTGACCCCCTGAATGACCCCCTGGGGGTTGATGCCGACGAGAACCTTGAGGACGCTCTGATATCCCTGCCGCTCGCTCGCGAGTGCGTACCCGATGAGCTCGCCGCTTCTGGAATACGCCTCACGGTAGGCGATCGCCCGGCCGCCCGCCAGGGGGCATTCTTTTTTCTCTGAGAATCGATCGGCTTGAGGGACCACCAGTTTCAGAGATTCGGCGACCGTGCGCGCCGCCGTCTTCGCGATTGCCCCTCTCGTCACCTCATAGACCAGCCCCAGGGCGAGGCCGTTCAGCAGGCACACGACCGTGAGCAGCACCGTCAGTTTCAGCACATCCCGCATACAATATCCTTATCAGATAAAAATAGTATATATTTTCACCACGGAGGCACGGAGATCACGGAGGCAGTGTATAGAAAAATTATTGCAAAAATTCTAATCGCTTTCTCCGTGTCCTCCGTGTCTCTGTGGTGGAAACTTAACTTCGCTTTGCGCGGCTTCCGAATCTCCTCGGCGGCGTGTAGCGGTCTATGACCGGGGTGAACGCGTTCATGAGCAGGATCGCGTAGCACACCCCCTCGGGGTACCCTCCCCAGGCCCGGATCACACCGGTGATCACTCCGCAGCCGCCGCCGAAAATCAGCCTCCCCCTCCCCGAGATCGGCACAGTCACCATGTCCGTGGCCATGAAACAGGCTCCCAGCACCGCGCCCCCGGCGAGAATCGCGAACAACGGATCACGGCCGCTGAGCCAGCTCATGAGGGCCAGCGCTCCGAGGAATGAAACGGGCGTGTGCCAGGTGATATCGCTCTTGACAAGCAGGAAGGCCGCACCCAGCAGGAGCAGCAGCGTGGATGTTTCGCCGATACATCCTCCGATCCGCCCCAGGAACATGTCCATATATGAGGGGAGTTGGATAGCGAGCTTTTCTTTGACAATCCCCAGCGGCGTGGCGCCCGTCACGTTATCCCAGGCTCCGTAGGGCCTCCACGTGGTCATCTGCACCGGATAGGACGCCATCAGGAACGCCCTCCCGATGAGGGCGGGGTTGAATATATTGTAGCCGAGGCCGCCGAACGCGTGCTTCGCGATCGCGATTGCGACGCCGCTACCCACGGCGGGCATCCAGAGCGGCACGCCTGGGGGGAGATTGAAGGCGAGGAGGAGGCCGGTTACCACCGCGCTGCCGTCGCTCACCGTCACCTGTTTCCTGAGCAGCCTCTGGACGATGGCCTCGACAACCACGCAGCTCACGACGCAGGCAGCCGTCACGCGCAGCGCAGCGAGACCGAATGACCAGATGCCCCAGCCGAGCGCGGGGAGCAGCGCAATGGTCACGCGCCACATGATCCTCTCTACCGACTCATCGGAGCTGAGATGCGGCCCGGGCGAGAGGATAAAAAGCCGTTGGTCGTCAGCTGACATGGCTGCCCCTTTTCTTCAGCTCCAG from the Candidatus Auribacterota bacterium genome contains:
- a CDS encoding RnfABCDGE type electron transport complex subunit G; this translates as MRDVLKLTVLLTVVCLLNGLALGLVYEVTRGAIAKTAARTVAESLKLVVPQADRFSEKKECPLAGGRAIAYREAYSRSGELIGYALASERQGYQSVLKVLVGINPQGVIQGVKVLEQAETPGLGSRIDELKVSETIWTCIANLFNKKNAGAADQRPWFQEQYRGLAAGEITLLRPSQGGKGIHALTGATITSRALTQAVRDSIEAFLKARGARKS
- a CDS encoding RnfABCDGE type electron transport complex subunit D, which encodes MSADDQRLFILSPGPHLSSDESVERIMWRVTIALLPALGWGIWSFGLAALRVTAACVVSCVVVEAIVQRLLRKQVTVSDGSAVVTGLLLAFNLPPGVPLWMPAVGSGVAIAIAKHAFGGLGYNIFNPALIGRAFLMASYPVQMTTWRPYGAWDNVTGATPLGIVKEKLAIQLPSYMDMFLGRIGGCIGETSTLLLLLGAAFLLVKSDITWHTPVSFLGALALMSWLSGRDPLFAILAGGAVLGACFMATDMVTVPISGRGRLIFGGGCGVITGVIRAWGGYPEGVCYAILLMNAFTPVIDRYTPPRRFGSRAKRS